One part of the Vitis riparia cultivar Riparia Gloire de Montpellier isolate 1030 chromosome 6, EGFV_Vit.rip_1.0, whole genome shotgun sequence genome encodes these proteins:
- the LOC117915607 gene encoding glucan endo-1,3-beta-glucosidase, producing MALTRNRPFVVVLLLGFVIMSTITIGAQSIGVCYGTNGNNLPSASQVINLYKSNGIGSMRIYDPNSDTLQALKGSDIELILDVPNTDLQSLASDASAAATWVQNNVVNYASEVKFRYIAVGNEVLPTGSNAQYAQYVLPAMKNVQSAITSSGLQGQIKVSTATYSAVLGKSYPPSEGSFSDDVSSFINPIISFLAENGSPLLANIYPYFSYTGDTQNIRLDYALFTASGVVVPDGSYQYQNLFDALLDALYAALEKAGGSNLQIVVSESGWPSEGGTAATVDNARTYYSNLINHVKGAGTPRKPGQAIETYLFAMFDENQKTGLETEKHFGLFTPRQESKYQISFS from the exons ATGGCATTAACAAGGAACAGGCCCTTTGTTGTAGTGCTGCTTCTTGGGTTTGTCATCATGTCCACCATCACAATAG GAGCACAATCCATAGGAGTTTGTTATGGAACGAATGGCAACAACTTGCCTAGCGCATCACAAGTTATAAATCTCTACAAAAGCAATGGCATTGGAAGCATGCGAATCTATGATCCAAATTCAGATACTCTCCAAGCGCTTAAAGGATCGGACATAGAACTTATCCTCGACGTCCCCAACACCGACCTTCAATCCCTTGCCTCCGATGCTTCAGCTGCAGCTACCTGGGTGCAAAACAACGTAGTAAACTACGCATCAGAAGTGAAGTTCCGCTACATCGCTGTTGGGAATGAAGTTTTACCCACCGGCTCAAATGCTCAGTACGCCCAGTACGTCCTTCCTGCCATGAAAAACGTTCAGAGTGCAATAACCTCCTCAGGCCTGCAAGGCCAAATCAAGGTCTCTACCGCAACATATTCAGCCGTCCTCGGCAAATCATACCCTCCATCTGAAGGATCCTTCAGTGATGATGTCTCTTCATTCATAAACCCAATCATAAGCTTCCTTGCTGAGAATGGCTCCCCACTCCTGGCCAATATATATCCCTACTTCAGTTACACTGGCGACACACAAAACATTCGGCTTGATTACGCCTTATTCACTGCCTCAGGGGTTGTGGTACCAGACGGGAGCTACCAGTATCAGAACCTTTTCGATGCCCTGTTGGATGCCCTCTATGCTGCTCTTGAAAAGGCCGGTGGGTCTAACTTGCAGATCGTTGTATCCGAGAGTGGCTGGCCATCCGAGGGAGGTACTGCAGCGACAGTGGACAATGCCAGAACTTACTACAGCAATTTGATTAATCATGTGAAGGGAGCTGGGACTCCAAGGAAGCCTGGACAGGCCATAGAGACCTACTTGTTTGCTATGTTTGATGAAAACCAGAAGACTGGACTTGAGACTGAGAAACATTTCGGCCTCTTCACCCCTAGGCAAGAGTCCAAATACCAAATCAGTTTCAGTTGA
- the LOC117916835 gene encoding uveal autoantigen with coiled-coil domains and ankyrin repeats-like — translation MEGGSSLIPQANSKASELEMLQKQHEEKTMKIQELKRQIESVKLRLEKRKKEIPEEKMEAFKVLSEKYNSLRDEYNALLAEKLGKNE, via the exons ATGGAGGGTGGCAGCTCACTCATTCCTCAAG CAAACAGTAAGGCATCGGAGTTGGAAATGCTGCAGAAGCAGCATGAGGAGAAGACAATGAAGATTCAAGAGCTGAAGAGACAAATTGAATCAGTGAAGCTCCGTTTGgagaagagaaagaaggaaaTACCCGAGGAGAAAATGGAAGCGTTCAAGGTCTTGAGTGAGAAATATAACAGTCTGAGAGATGAATACAATGCACTGCTGGCCGAGAAGTTGGGGAAAAATGAGTAA
- the LOC117916222 gene encoding zinc finger CCCH domain-containing protein 53-like: MDSYEATRIVFSRIQALDPENASKIMGYILLIQDHGEKEMIRLAFGPETLLHNLILKAKTQLGILSNTPSTPTSPSPFNPISKPTRLPTNNGFNPSSSWPVSGFSDLRSPNSTTAQLSYAAVVNGATNVSDLGTVSSSPASIPYYNNCSSSNNSSVVCNDNVMDDYQLQDHLSFLNDASKPEDLFDPRLELAMSPSFGETQLHRRSYSFNDACYGSDDGASGFGWKPCLYFARGFCKNGNTCKFLHGGFADSVEASSAASAAIVGSPGKLDGFEQEMLRSQQQRLAVASQLMAGLNFPYNKCMNFFMQQNETQRSAAAALMMGEELHKFGRCRPERNDFSGMGLGGAVNPGSRQIYLTFPADSTFREEDVSNYFSIFGPVQDVRIPYQQKRMFGFVTFVYPETVKLILAKGNPHFVCDSRVLVKPYKEKGKVPEKKQQHQQQQQQQQQQQQLERGEYSTCSSPSGIDPREPYDLHLGARMFYNTQEMLLRRKLEEQADLQQAIELQGRRLMNLQLLDLKNHQHQHQHHLHNLSGGAPVASPTQSSIHNNQSLGLPSDGNNQEVPEENSSSPAATTSPTAAADKPLRQEVNISCNSNSGNDSGNNSTEESSNPADFDLHESLEHILPDSLFASPTKSAGDRSVFSTSSASVDESATISVTPASNNNPVLPGTTLNMASLKSCFFEMPRFPSGHGAIEM; encoded by the exons ATGGATTCATATGAGGCTACTAGGATTGTGTTCTcgagaatccaagctttggatcCAGAAAATGCCTCTAAAATCATGGGGTATATTCTTCTGATACAAGATCATGGTGAAAAGGAGATGATTCGCTTGGCTTTTGGCCCTGAAACCCTTCTCCACAACCTCATCCTCAAGGCTAAAACTCAGCTGGGCATTTTGTCGAACACCCCTTCCACACCCACGTCTCCTTCTCCTTTCAACCCCATTTCCAAACCCACTAGGCTCCCCACCAACAATGGCTTCAACCCTTCTTCATCGTGGCCAGTTTCGGGATTTTCGGATCTCCGCAGCCCCAATTCCACCACAGCACAGCTCTCATACGCTGCCGTTGTCAATGGCGCCACCAATGTGAGCGATTTAGGTACTGTGTCGTCGTCTCCGGCTTCGATTCCCTACTACAACAActgcagcagcagcaacaacagCAGTGTTGTCTGTAACGACAACGTCATGGACGATTATCAGCTCCAGGACCACCTCTCCTTCCTCAATGATGCTTCAAAACCTGAAGATTTGTTTGACCCGCGTCTGGAATTGGCGATGAGCCCTTCTTTTGGCGAGACTCAGCTCCACAGGCGGAGCTACTCTTTCAACGATGCTTGCTATGGGTCTGATGACGGAGCTTCTGGGTTCGGATGGAAGCCGTGTCTCTACTTCGCTAGAGGGTTCTGCAAGAATGGGAACACTTGCAAGTTTCTTCACGGTGGTTTCGCGGATTCTGTGGAGGCTTCTTCGGCGGCCTCTGCTGCCATTGTTGGGTCGCCGGGCAAGCTTGATGGGTTTGAGCAGGAGATGCTTAGGTCGCAGCAGCAGAGACTGGCCGTGGCTTCGCAGCTTATGGCTGGGCTGAATTTCCCATACAACAAGtgcatgaatttttttatgcaGCAGAATGAGACTCAGAG ATCCGCTGCGGCAGCATTGATGATGGGCGAAGAGCTGCACAAGTTTGGGCGGTGCCGGCCAGAAAGGAACGATTTTTCCGGGATGGGATTGGGGGGAGCAGTGAACCCAGGGTCCAGACAGATCTACTTGACATTTCCAGCTGATAGTACGTTTAGAGAAGAAGATGTTTCCAATTATTTTAG TATTTTTGGGCCAGTTCAAGATGTGAGGATTCCATACCAGCAGAAGAGGATGTTCGGATTTGTCACTTTCGTCTACCCCGAGACTGTGAAGCTCATTTTAGCTAAAGGGAACCCCCATTTCGTATGTGATTCGCGTGTGCTCGTAAAGCCCTATAAGGAGAAGGGAAAAGTCCCGGAAAA GAAGCAACAGCATCAACAgcagcaacagcagcagcagcagcagcagcagctggAGAGGGGAGAGTATTCGACATGTTCAAGCCCATCTGGAATTGATCCTAGAGAGCCCTATGACCTCCATCTTG GGGCAAGAATGTTCTACAATACCCAAGAGATGTTGTTGAGGCGGAAGTTAGAAGAGCAGGCTGATTTGCAGCAAGCCATAGAACTCCAAGGAAGGAGGCTGATGAATTTGCAACTCCTAGACTTGAAGAACCACCAACACCAGCACCAGCACCATCTGCACAATCTCTCTGGAGGAGCACCAGTTGCCTCCCCTACTCAATCCAGCATTCACAATAACCAAAGTCTTGGTCTTCCATCTGATGGCAATAATCAAGAAGTCCCTGAAG AGAACAGCAGTAGTCCAGCTGCAACCACTTCTCCAACTGCAGCAGCTGATAAGCCACTGAGGCAGGAAGTGAATATATCTTGCAATAGCAACAGTGGCAACGACAGTGGCAATAATAGCACAGAGGAGAGCTCCAATCCCGCAGACTTTGACCTCCATGAAAG CTTGGAGCACATCCTCCCTGATAGCCTCTTTGCCTCTCCTACGAAATCAGCTGGCGACCGCTCTGTTTTCTCCACATCTTCAGCCTCTGTTGATGAAAGCGCCACAATTTCAGTTACACCTGCTTCTAACAACAACCCGGTGCTACCCGGAACCACTCTTAACATGGCCTCTCTTAAATCATGTTTCTTCGAAATGCCAAG GTTTCCTTCTGGGCATGGAGCCATTGAAATGTAG
- the LOC117916902 gene encoding glucan endo-1,3-beta-glucosidase-like: MAAIFLFLGLLMPTITGAQSIGVCYGTLADNLPSAPEVVQLCQRRGIEKMRIFDPKPETLEALRGSGIRLILGVPNVNLQALASTPNAATDWVKSNVVTYASDVDIWCIAVGNEVSPINGATSQFAQYVLPAMQNIQSALVAAGLGQIKVSTASSAELLGSSYPPSQGVFSDGASSFIDPIIGFLVNNNSTFLANVYPYFAHIGDPVNVQLSYALFTSPGVVVHDGQYGYQNLFDAMVDAFYAALEKAGGTALDIVVSESGWPSDGGVAATMENAKTYYTNLVYHVMRGTPKRPEKALDTYLFALFDENQKPGPESERHFGLFFPNEVPKY; this comes from the exons ATGGCTGCCATCTTCCTATTTCTTGGGTTGTTGATGCCCACCATTACAG GCGCACAGTCCATAGGGGTTTGTTATGGAACACTGGCTGACAATTTACCAAGTGCACCTGAAGTTGTGCAACTGTGCCAAAGACGTGGCATCGAGAAAATGCGAATTTTTGATCCAAAACCAGAAACCCTCGAAGCCCTGAGAGGATCTGGTATTCGACTCATCCTCGGTGTCCCTAATGTAAACCTGCAGGCCCTCGCGTCCACCCCTAATGCTGCAACTGATTGGGTAAAATCCAACGTGGTGACTTATGCATCAGACGTCGATATCTGGTGTATTGCTGTTGGAAATGAAGTTAGCCCCATCAATGGTGCCACTTCTCAGTTTGCTCAGTATGTACTCCCTGCCATGCAAAATATTCAAAGTGCATTGGTAGCTGCAGGCCTAGGGCAAATCAAAGTGTCCACTGCATCTTCTGCTGAATTACTTGGTAGTTCTTACCCTCCATCACAAGGAGTTTTCAGTGATGGCGCGAGCTCATTCATTGATCCGATCATCGGCTTCCTTGTTAACAACAACTCTACATTCCTAGCCAATGTGTATCCCTACTTTGCTCACATTGGTGACCCAGTAAACGTCCAACTTTCTTATGCATTATTCACTTCACCTGGGGTGGTTGTGCACGATGGCCAATATGGATATCAGAACCTTTTTGATGCCATGGTTGATGCCTTCTATGCTGCCCTTGAGAAGGCAGGTGGGACGGCTTTAGACATAGTTGTATCAGAGTCTGGCTGGCCATCAGATGGAGGGGTTGCAGCAACAATGGAGAATGCTAAAACTTACTATACCAATTTGGTTTATCATGTCATGCGTGGAACTCCAAAGAGGCCAGAAAAAGCTTTAGATACCTATTTGTTTGCACTGTTTGATGAGAACCAAAAGCCTGGTCCTGAATCAGAGCGCCATTTTGGCCTCTTTTTCCCTAATGAGGTTCCCAAGTACTGA
- the LOC117916311 gene encoding glucan endo-1,3-beta-glucosidase-like translates to MALTRNKPLVVVLLLGFVIMSTLTIGAQSIGVCYGTNGNNLPSASQVINLYKSNGIGSMRIYDPNSDTLQALKGAGIELILDVPNTSLQSLASDASAAATWVQNNVVNYASNVKFRYIAVGNEVLPTGSNAQYAQCVLPAMKNVQSAITSADLQGQIKVSTATYSSVLGTSYPPSAGSFSSDVSSFINPIISFLAENGSPLLANIYPYFSYTGDTQNIRLDYALFTASGVVVPDRSYQYQNLFDALLDALYAALEKAGGSNLQIVVSESGWPSEGGTAATVDNARTYYSNLINHVKGAGTPRKPGQAIETYLFAMFDENQKTGLETEKHFGLFTPSQESKYQITMQGLELNHWCVVELS, encoded by the exons ATGGCATTAACAAGGAACAAGCCTCTTGTTGTAGTGCTGCTTCTTGGGTTTGTCATCATGTCTACCCTCACAATAG GAGCACAATCCATAGGAGTTTGTTATGGAACGAATGGCAACAACTTGCCTAGCGCATCACAAGTTATAAATCTCTACAAAAGCAATGGCATTGGAAGCATGCGAATCTATGATCCAAATTCAGATACTCTCCAAGCGCTTAAAGGAGCCGGCATAGAACTCATCCTCGACGTCCCCAACACCAGCCTTCAATCCCTTGCCTCCGACGCTTCAGCTGCAGCTACCTGGGTGCAAAACAACGTAGTAAACTATGCATCAAATGTGAAGTTCCGCTACATCGCTGTTGGGAATGAAGTTTTACCCACCGGCTCAAATGCTCAGTACGCCCAGTGCGTCCTTCCTGCCATGAAAAACGTTCAGAGTGCAATAACCTCCGCAGACCTGCAAGGCCAAATCAAGGTCTCTACCGCAACATATTCATCTGTCCTCGGCACTTCATACCCTCCATCTGCAGGATCCTTCAGTAGTGATGTCTCTTCATTCATAAACCCAATCATAAGCTTCCTTGCTGAGAATGGGTCCCCACTCCTGGCCAATATATATCCCTACTTCAGTTACACTGGCGACACACAAAACATTCGGCTTGATTACGCCTTATTCACTGCCTCAGGGGTTGTGGTACCAGACAGGAGCTACCAGTATCAGAACCTTTTCGATGCCTTGTTGGATGCCCTCTATGCTGCTCTTGAAAAGGCCGGTGGGTCTAACTTGCAGATCGTTGTATCCGAGAGTGGCTGGCCATCCGAGGGAGGTACTGCAGCGACAGTGGACAATGCCAGAACTTACTACAGCAATTTGATTAATCATGTGAAGGGAGCTGGGACTCCAAGGAAGCCTGGACAGGCCATAGAGACCTACTTGTTTGCTATGTTTGATGAAAACCAGAAGACTGGACTTGAGACTGAGAAACATTTCGGCCTCTTCACCCCTAGTCAAGAGTCCAAATACCAAATCACTATGCAGGGATTGGAATTAAATCACTGGTGTGTGGTTGAGCTGAGTTAA